In a single window of the Orcinus orca chromosome 9, mOrcOrc1.1, whole genome shotgun sequence genome:
- the LOC125965444 gene encoding uncharacterized protein LOC125965444, whose amino-acid sequence MTRENCLAGIGEEALGLGSVWSPGAATRPQRAVTSRAGLGPPVTWPRRARARAEGARSGRGRCAGTGQALGALVCPLLRPLLRPLLRLLAGSSARCGECGSDPGRGGSEDATARVPKGRGPALPASGASGERPRPERPESRRLRPGPPPSAGSLAAGPASGSVWGVGRADAALEAGGGPWRRLARGGRPRAA is encoded by the exons ATGACTCGAGAAAACTGTTTAGCTGGGATTGGGGAAGAG GCGCTGGGCCTCGGGAGCGTGTGGAGCCCGGGGGCCGCGACGCGCCCGCAGCGGGCGGTGACGTCACGCGCGGGGCTGGGGCCGCCCGTCACGTGGCCCCGGCGGGCGCGCGCTCGGGCCGAGGGCGCGCGCTCGGGCCGAGGCCGCTGCGCGGGCACTGGGCAAGCGCTGGGGGCGCTGGTGTGCCCGCTGCTGCGCCCGCTGCTGCGCCCGCTGCTGCGTTTGCTTGCCGGCAGCTCCGCCCGCTGCGGCGAATGCGGCTCGGACCCGGGCCGTGGCGGGAGCGAAGATGCCACAGCCCGAGTCCCGAAAGGCCGGGGTCCTGCGCTGCCGGCGTCGGG CGCCTCAGGCGAGCGGCCGCGGCCCGAGCGCCCGGAGAGTCGGAGGCTTCGCCCCGGGCCGCCGCCCTCAGCGGGGTCTCTGGCCGCTGGCCCGGCGTCCGGGAGTGTGTGGGGCGTTGGCAGAGCCGACGCGGCCCTGGAGGCCGGGGGTGGGCCGTGGAGGCGCCTGGCTCGCGGGGGGCGGCCGCGGGCGGCGTGA